A genomic stretch from Calonectris borealis chromosome 6, bCalBor7.hap1.2, whole genome shotgun sequence includes:
- the ZFAND2B gene encoding AN1-type zinc finger protein 2B isoform X2, whose translation MEFPDLGAHCSWPACQRLDFLPLKCDACEQIFCTDHIAYAQHDCTSAYKKDVQVPVCPLCNTPVPVRRGEMPDVVVGEHIDRDCKSDPAQRKRKIFTNKCLKPGCKQKEMMKVICDQCHKNYCLKHRHPLDHDCSAAGRPLSKAGHAAVARAQASSSKTVTASSSGAARTADSPSSPASARGGRAAASQAPSTSPPAAMLQNGLSEEEALQRALEMSLAESARSSVHPPSSTQEEEDLALAQALSASEAEYQQSQRQAHGSKPSNCSMS comes from the exons ATGGAGTTCCCGGACCTGGGCGCCCACTGCTCCTGGCCCGCCTGCCAGCGCCTGG ACTTCCTCCCCCTGAAGTGCGACGCCTGCGAGCAGATCTTCTGCACCGACCACATCGCTTATGCCCAGCACGACTGCACCTCTGCCTACAAGAAG GATGTGCAGGTCCCTGTGTGTCCCCTCTGCAACACCCCAGTCCCTGTGAGGCGGGGGGAGATGCCCGATGTCGTGGTGGGAGAGCACATTGACCGTGACTGCAAGTCTGACCCCGCACAGCGCAAGCGCAAG ATATTCACCAACAAGTGCTTGAAGCCTGGCTGCAAGCAGAAGGAGATGATGAAGGTGATCTGTGACCAGTGCCACAAGAACTACTGCCTCAAGCACCGGCATCCCCTAGACCATGACTGCAGCGCGGCGGGGCGTCCCCTCTCCAAAGCAGG GCACGCTGCAGTTGCGAGAGCCCAGGCATCCTCCTCCAAAACAGTCACTGCATCAAGCAGTGGAGCTGCCCGAACAGCAGacagcccctcttccccagcctCTGCCAG aggaggcagagcagctgcGTCGCAggctcccagcacctcccctcCGGCTGCCATGCTGCAGAATGGACTG AGCGAGGAAGAGGCACTGCAGCGAGCTCTGGAGATGTCCCTGGCAGAGTCAGCACGCAGCTCAGTGCATCCACCCAG cagcacccaggaggaggaggatctgGCTCTGGCCCAGGCGCTGTCAGCGAGCGAAGCCGAGTACCAGCAGTCGCAGCGGCAG GCGCACGGTTCAAAGCCATCAAACTGCAGCATGTCGTAG
- the ABCB6 gene encoding ATP-binding cassette sub-family B member 6 — protein MAVLGGYCEGNSSIAQAWVQQGFQPCFFFTLVPAMLLSVCLLLGALQYACYVRFGRAMEPKYIPRSRLYRGQVLLSLLLALQPFGGLLWQAGGPGRLYGYMLLHACLWALSWGCAIALLQLEHTRVLAHDRTRGHGTVLLLFWALAFAAENLTLVCWRSPLWWWALEDTNQKVQFSFWLLRYICTFMLFILGMKAPGLPRKPYMLLVNEEERDVENSQPLLPDASRTTSTWKDFRRKLRLLVPYMWPRDNHLLQGLVLFCMALMGLERAINVFVPIYYKNIVNELTEGAPWHALAWTVCIYVGLKFLQGGGAGSTGFVSNLRTFLWVWVQQFTNRQVQVQLFAHLHGLSLRWHLGRRTGEVLRSVDRGTSSINSLLSYIVFSIVPTIADIVIGIVYFTSVFSAWFGLIIFVCMSLYLTLTIFITEWRTKYRRDMNTRDNEAKSRAVDSLLNFETVKYYNAESYEVNRFNDAIVKYQVSEWKVSASLGLLNQTQNLVIGLGLLAGSLLCAYFVTENKLQVGDFVLFGTYIIQLYTPLNWFGTYYRMIQNSFVDMENMFELFHEEQEVKDAVNAGDLRLEAGRIEFENVHFSYMDGKEILQDVSFSVMPGQTLALVGPSGSGKSTVIRLLFRFYDVWGGCIRIDGQDISQVKQASLRAHIGVVPQDTVLFNDTIANNIRYGRILATDQEVQEAARAADIHDRILSFPDGYNTQVGERGLKLSGGEKQRVAIARTILKGPRIILLDEATSALDTETERNIQASLAKVCAHRTTIVVAHRLSTVVGADQILVLKDGRIAERGRHEELLQKGGVYAGMWLQQQAGDEGESKERRTEKPPGSKKGP, from the exons atggcagtgctggggggctaCTGTGAGGGCAACAGCTCCATCGCCCAGGCCTGGGTCCAGCAGGGCTTCCAGCCCTGCTTCTTCTTCACGCTGGTGCCGGCCATGCTGCTGAGCGTCTGCCTGCTGCTAGGCGCCCTGCAGTACGCCTGCTACGTCCGCTTCGGCCGCGCCATGGAGCCCAAGTACATCCCTCGCTCCCGCCTCTACCGCGGCCAGGTCCTGCTGtccctgctcctggccctgcagcCCTTCGGAGGGCTGCTGTGGCAAGCGGGGGGGCCAGGACGGCTCTACGGTTACATGTTGCTGCATGCCTGCCTCTGGGCCCTCAGCTGGGGCTGCGCCATCGCCCTTCTGCAGCTGGAGCATACGCGAGTGCTGGCGCACGACCGGACGCGGGGCCATGGcaccgtcctcctcctcttctgggcGCTGGCCTTTGCCGCCGAGAACCTGACCCTGGTATGCTGGAGGAGCCCGCTGTGGTGGTGGGCGCTGGAGGACACCAACCAGAAG GTGCAGTTCAGCTTCTGGCTGCTGCGTTACATCTGCACATTCATGCTCTTCATCCTGGGCATGaaggccccggggctgccccgcaaGCCCTACATGCTGCTGGTCAACGAGGAGGAGCGGGATGTGGAGAACAGCCAG ccACTCCTGCCTGATGCCAGCAGGACCACCTCCACCTGGAAGGATTTCCGGAGGAAGCTGCGGCTGCTGGTGCCATACATGTGGCCGAGGGACAACCACCTGCTGCAGGGGCTGGTGCTGTTCTGCATGGCGCTCATGGGGCTGGAGCGGGCCATCAACGTCTTCGTCCCCATCTACTACAAGAACATCG TGAACGAGCTGACGGAGGGTGCTCCCTGGCACGCCCTGGCCTGGACTGTCTGCATCTACGTGGGGCTGAAGTTCCTGCAGGGCGGAGGTGCTG GCTCCACCGGCTTCGTGAGCAACCTGCGCACCTTCCTGTGGGTGTGGGTGCAGCAGTTCACCAACCGGCAGGTGCAGGTGCAGCTCTTCGCCCACCTGCACGGGCTGTCCCTGCGCTGGCACCTGGGGCGTCGCACCGGCGAGGTCCTGCGCAGCGTGGACCGGGGTACCAGCAGCATCAACAGCCTGCTCAG CTACATCGTCTTCAGCATCGTCCCCACCATTGCGGACATCGTCATCGGCATCGTTTACTTCACCTCGGtcttcagtgcctggtttggCCTCATCATCTTCGTGTGTATGAGCCTCTACCTGA CTCTGACCATCTTCATCACCGAGTGGAGGACCAAGTACCGGCGGGACATGAACACACGGGACAACGAGGCCAAGTCCCGGGCTGTGGACTCGCTCCTCAATTTCGAGACG GTGAAGTACTACAATGCGGAGAGCTATGAGGTGAACCGCTTTAATGATGCCATCGTCAAGTACCAG GTCTCGGAGTGGAAGGTCAGTGCCTCGCTGGGCCTCCTCAACCAGACCCAGAACCTGGTCAttggcctggggctgctggcagggtcCCTGCTCTGTGCCTACTTTGTCACCGAAAACAAGCTGCAG GTGGGAGACTTTGTCCTCTTCGGCACCTACATCATCCAGCTCTACACGCCGCTCAACTGGTTTGGGACTTACTACAG GATGATCCAGAACTCCTTCGTGGACATGGAGAACATGTTTGAGCTCTTCCATGAGGAGCAGGAG GTGAAGGATGCGGTGAACGCCGGCGACCTGCGCTTGGAGGCCGGGCGGATCGAGTTTGAGAATGTGCACTTCAGCTACATGGATGG GAAAGAAATTCTGCAGGATGTCTCCTTCTCAGTGATGCCTGGGCAGACCCTGGCCCTG GTGGGACCTTCGGGCTCGGGGAAGAGCACCGTCATCCGCCTGCTCTTCCGCTTCTACGACGTGTGGGGCGGCTGCATCCGCATCGATGGGCAGGACATCTCCCAG GTGAAGCAGGCGTCGCTGCGTGCTCACATCGGGGTGGTGCCCCAGGACACGGTGCTCTTCAACGACACCATCGCCAACAACATCCGCTACGGACGGATCCTGGCCACTGACCAGGAGGTGCAGGAGGCAGCCCGGGCTGCTGACATCCACGACCGCATCCTTTCCTTCCCTgatg GATACAACACCCAGGTGGGGGAGCGGGGGCTGAAGCTGAGTGGGGGGGAGAAGCAGCGCGTCGCCATTGCACGCACCATCCTGAAGGGTCCTCGCATCATCCTGCTGGATGAG GCCACGTCCGCACTCGACACGGAGACCGAGAGGAACATCCAGGCCTCCCTGGCCAAGGTCTGCGCCCACCGCACCACCATCGTTGTTGCGCATAG GCTCTCCACCGTGGTGGGCGCAGACCAGATCCTGGTGCTCAAGGATGGGCGCATCGCAGAGCGAGGGAG GCACgaggagctgctgcagaagggCGGTGTGTACGCCGGcatgtggctgcagcagcaggctggggacGAGGGCGAGAGCAAGGAGCGCCGCACCGAGAAGCCCCCGGGCAGCAAGAAGGGACCGTGA
- the ZFAND2B gene encoding AN1-type zinc finger protein 2B isoform X1: protein MEFPDLGAHCSWPACQRLDFLPLKCDACEQIFCTDHIAYAQHDCTSAYKKDVQVPVCPLCNTPVPVRRGEMPDVVVGEHIDRDCKSDPAQRKRKIFTNKCLKPGCKQKEMMKVICDQCHKNYCLKHRHPLDHDCSAAGRPLSKAGHAAVARAQASSSKTVTASSSGAARTADSPSSPASARGGRAAASQAPSTSPPAAMLQNGLSEEEALQRALEMSLAESARSSVHPPSPGCWLPAPAGSSGPSPGPGLFRVILSCSLPLAVLEGCSDRRSCHLEGL, encoded by the exons ATGGAGTTCCCGGACCTGGGCGCCCACTGCTCCTGGCCCGCCTGCCAGCGCCTGG ACTTCCTCCCCCTGAAGTGCGACGCCTGCGAGCAGATCTTCTGCACCGACCACATCGCTTATGCCCAGCACGACTGCACCTCTGCCTACAAGAAG GATGTGCAGGTCCCTGTGTGTCCCCTCTGCAACACCCCAGTCCCTGTGAGGCGGGGGGAGATGCCCGATGTCGTGGTGGGAGAGCACATTGACCGTGACTGCAAGTCTGACCCCGCACAGCGCAAGCGCAAG ATATTCACCAACAAGTGCTTGAAGCCTGGCTGCAAGCAGAAGGAGATGATGAAGGTGATCTGTGACCAGTGCCACAAGAACTACTGCCTCAAGCACCGGCATCCCCTAGACCATGACTGCAGCGCGGCGGGGCGTCCCCTCTCCAAAGCAGG GCACGCTGCAGTTGCGAGAGCCCAGGCATCCTCCTCCAAAACAGTCACTGCATCAAGCAGTGGAGCTGCCCGAACAGCAGacagcccctcttccccagcctCTGCCAG aggaggcagagcagctgcGTCGCAggctcccagcacctcccctcCGGCTGCCATGCTGCAGAATGGACTG AGCGAGGAAGAGGCACTGCAGCGAGCTCTGGAGATGTCCCTGGCAGAGTCAGCACGCAGCTCAGTGCATCCACCCAG CCCAGGGTgctggctgccagccccagctggatCCTCTGGTCCCTCCCCAGGCCCTGGCTTGTTCAGGGTGATCCTCAGTTGCTCCCTGCCCTTAGCTGTCCTGGAGGGTTGCAGTGATAGGAGATCCTGCCACCTCGAAGGGCTCTGA
- the ZFAND2B gene encoding AN1-type zinc finger protein 2B isoform X3, which yields MEFPDLGAHCSWPACQRLDFLPLKCDACEQIFCTDHIAYAQHDCTSAYKKDVQVPVCPLCNTPVPVRRGEMPDVVVGEHIDRDCKSDPAQRKRKIFTNKCLKPGCKQKEMMKVICDQCHKNYCLKHRHPLDHDCSAAGRPLSKAGHAAVARAQASSSKTVTASSSGAARTADSPSSPASARGGRAAASQAPSTSPPAAMLQNGLSEEEALQRALEMSLAESARSSVHPPSTQEEEDLALAQALSASEAEYQQSQRQAHGSKPSNCSMS from the exons ATGGAGTTCCCGGACCTGGGCGCCCACTGCTCCTGGCCCGCCTGCCAGCGCCTGG ACTTCCTCCCCCTGAAGTGCGACGCCTGCGAGCAGATCTTCTGCACCGACCACATCGCTTATGCCCAGCACGACTGCACCTCTGCCTACAAGAAG GATGTGCAGGTCCCTGTGTGTCCCCTCTGCAACACCCCAGTCCCTGTGAGGCGGGGGGAGATGCCCGATGTCGTGGTGGGAGAGCACATTGACCGTGACTGCAAGTCTGACCCCGCACAGCGCAAGCGCAAG ATATTCACCAACAAGTGCTTGAAGCCTGGCTGCAAGCAGAAGGAGATGATGAAGGTGATCTGTGACCAGTGCCACAAGAACTACTGCCTCAAGCACCGGCATCCCCTAGACCATGACTGCAGCGCGGCGGGGCGTCCCCTCTCCAAAGCAGG GCACGCTGCAGTTGCGAGAGCCCAGGCATCCTCCTCCAAAACAGTCACTGCATCAAGCAGTGGAGCTGCCCGAACAGCAGacagcccctcttccccagcctCTGCCAG aggaggcagagcagctgcGTCGCAggctcccagcacctcccctcCGGCTGCCATGCTGCAGAATGGACTG AGCGAGGAAGAGGCACTGCAGCGAGCTCTGGAGATGTCCCTGGCAGAGTCAGCACGCAGCTCAGTGCATCCACCCAG cacccaggaggaggaggatctgGCTCTGGCCCAGGCGCTGTCAGCGAGCGAAGCCGAGTACCAGCAGTCGCAGCGGCAG GCGCACGGTTCAAAGCCATCAAACTGCAGCATGTCGTAG
- the ATG9A gene encoding autophagy-related protein 9A: MAHFETQYQRLESSSTESPPGGGDLLVHVPEGAKSPWHHIENLDLFFSRVYNLHQKNGFTCMLIGEIFELMQFIFVVAFTTFLISCVDYDILFANKAVNHSQHPSEPIKVTLPDAFLPPNVCSARIQANSFLICILVIAGVFWIHRLVKFIYNICCYWEIHSFYINALKIPMSTLPYYTWQEVQARIVQIQKEHQICIHKKELTELDIYHRILRFKNYMVAMVNKSLLPIRFRLPLLGDTVFYTRGLKYNFELIFFWGPGSLFENEWSLKAEYKRAGNRLELAEKLSTRILWIGIANFLLCPLILIWQILYAFFSYTEILKREPGSLGARCWSLYGRCYLRHFNELDHELHSRLSKGYKPASKYMNCFISPLLTIVAKNVAFFAGSILAVLIALTIYDEDVLAVEHVLTTVTLLGVGITVCRSFIPDQHLVFCPEQLLRVILAHIHYMPDHWQGNAHRYETRDEFAQLFQYKAVFILEELLSPIITPLILIVCLRPKSLDIVDFFRNFTVEVVGVGDTCSFAQMDVRQHGHPAWMSAGKTEASIYQQAEDGKTELSLMHFAITNPKWQPPRESTAFIGFLKERVHRDSSVALAQQAVLPENALFSSIQSLQSESEPHSLIANVIAGSSALGFHMGRDGQASRHLSEVASALRSFSPLQSAQQPPSGFQVAGRDGEGAQPRGASAMTASGADARTVSSGSSAWEGQLQSMILSEYASTEMSLHALYMHELHKQHAQLEPERHTWHRRESDESGESAHEELDAQRGAPIPIPRSASYPFSSPRQPAEETATLQTGFQRRYGGITDPGTVHRAPSHFSRLPLGGWAEDGQSARHPEPVPEESSEDELPPQIHKV, from the exons ATGGCCCACTTCGAGACGCAGTACCAGCGCCTGGAGAGCTCCTCCACCGAGtccccccccggcggcggcgaccTGCTCGTCCACGTCCCCGAGGGCGCCAAGT CTCCGTGGCATCACATCGAGAACCTGGACCTCTTCTTCTCTCGC GTCTATAACCTGCATCAGAAGAATGGCTTCACCTGCATGCTCATTGGAGAGATCTTTGAGCTCAT GCAGTTCATCTTCGTGGTGGCATTCACCACCTTTCTTATTAGCTGCGTTGATTACGACATCCTTTTTGCCAACAAAGCGGTAAATCACAGCCAGCATCCCAGTGAGCCCATTAAGGTGACTCTGCCAGATGCCTTCCTGCCTCCAAATGTCTGCAGTGCAAG AATCCAGGCAAACAGCTTCCTCATCTGCATCCTGGTGATAGCTGGGGTTTTCTGGATCCACCGACTCGTCAAATTTATCTACAACATTTGCTGCTACTGGGAGATTCACTCTTTCTACATCAATGCCCTCAAAATCCCCATG TCCACCCTGCCGTACTACACCTGGCAGGAGGTGCAGGCCCGCATCGTGCAGATCCAGAAGGAGCACCAGATCTGCATCCACAAGAAGGAGCTGACAGAGCTGGACATCTACCACCGCATCCTCCGCTTCAAGAACTACATGGTGGCCATGGTGAACAAATCGCTGCTGCCCATCCGCTTCCGCCTGCCCCTGCTGGGAGACACCGTCTTCTACACGCGTGGGCTCAAGTACAACTTCGAGCTCATCTTCTTCTGGGGGCCCGGCTCCCTCTTTGAGAACGAGTGGAGCCTGAAGGCCGAGTACAAACGGGCCGGGAACCGCCTGGAACTGGCTGAGAAGCTCAGCACTCGTATCCTCTGGATTGGCATTGCTAacttcctcctctgccccctcaTCCTCATCTGGCAGATCCTCTACGCCTTCTTCAGCTACACGGAAATCCTGAAGCGGGAGCCGGGCAGCCTGGGTGCCCGCTGCTGGTCTCTCTACGGCCGCTGTTACCTCCGTCACTTCAATGAGCTGGACCACGAACTGCACTCACGCCTCAGCAAGGGGTACAAGCCAGCTTCCAAGTACATGAATTGCTTTATCTCCCCGCTCCTCACCATCGTGGCCAAGAACGTGGCCTTCTTTGCTGGCTCCATCCTGGCTGTGCTCATTGCGCTCACCATCTACGATGAGGACGTGCTGGCGGTCGAGCACGTCCTGACCACAGTCACCCTGCTCGGGGTGGGCATCACAGTGTGCAG GTCTTTCATCCCCGACCAGCACCTGGTGTTTtgcccagagcagctgctgcGAGTCATCCTGGCGCACATCCACTACATGCCTGACCACTGGCAGGGCAATGCCCACCGCTACGAGACCAGGGACGAGTTTGCCCAGCTCTTCCAGTACAAAGCG GTCTTCATCCTGGAGGAGCTCCTGAGTCCCATCATTACCCCCCTGATCCTCATCGTCTGCCTGCGGCCCAAGTCCTTGGACATCGTTGACTTCTTCCGCAACTTCACCGTGGAGGTGGTGGGTGTGGGCGACACCTGCTCCTTTGCCCAGATGGACGTGCGCCAGCATGGCCACCCGGCG TGGATGTCAGCAGGAAAGACGGAGGCCTCCATTTACCAGCAGGCCGAGGACGGCAAGACGGAGCTGTCCCTCATGCACTTTGCCATCACCAACCCCAAGTGGCAGCCGCCTCGCGAGAGCACGGCCTTCATCGGCTTCCTGAAGGAGCGGGTGCACCGGGACAGCAGCGTGGCGCTGGCTCAGCAGGCTGTGCTCCCCGAAAATGCCCTCTTCAGCTCCATCCAGTCCCTGCAGTCGGAGTCAGAG CCTCACAGCCTGATTGCCAATGTGATAGCAGGCTCCTCGGCACTGGGCTTCCACATGGGCCGGGACGGACAGGCCTCCCGCCATCTCTCCGAAGTGGCCTCGGCCCTGCGTTCCTTCTCCCCGCTCCAGTCTGCCCAGCAGCCTCCCAGCGGCTTCCAGGTGGCGGGAAGGGATGGAGAGGGAGCCCAGCCTCGCGGTGCCAGTGCCATGACAGCCTCTGG TGCTGATGCGAGGACCGTGAGCTCGGGGAGCAGCGCCTGGGAGGGTCAGCTACAGAGCATGATCCTGTCGGAGTATGCCTCCACCGAGATGAGTCTCCATGCGCTCTACATGCACGAG TTGCACAAGCAGCACGCCCAGCTGGAGCCCGAGCGACACACTTGGCACCGGCGAGAGAGCGACGAGAGCGGGGAGAGCGCCCATGAGGAGCTGGATGCTCAGCGGGGtgcccccatccccatccctcgcTCTGCCAGCTACCCCTTCTCCTCGCCGCGGCAGCCTGCCGAGGAGACAGCCACGCTGCAGACCGGCTTCCAGCGGCGATATGGTGGCATCACAG ACCCGGGCACAGTACACAGAGCGCCATCACACTTCTCCCGCCTCCCTTTGGGAGGCTGGGCTGAGGACGGGCAGTCAGCAAGACACCCAGAGCCTGTGCCAGAGGAGAGCTCAGAGGATGAGCTTCCACCGCAGATCCACAAG GTATAG